The Kocuria sp. TGY1127_2 genome includes a window with the following:
- a CDS encoding GTP cyclohydrolase II: MMGQPPHDDDDPVDSSRPVLVPTPHGNFEMRAWSFPDQHELLSATAVDDQGRAIDGENPAPLVRLHSECLTGDVFGSFRCDCGPQLHQGLEQISAQGGTLIYVKGHEGRGIGLVNKLKAYALQDEGMDTVEANLALGFLADPRAYRQAASVLRELGITHLRLITNNPAKGEALAELGLTVRSLEADEVPPRHENARYLATKRDRMHHRLVLAPTNLEGGAPRDSDGLPTQPTEDL; the protein is encoded by the coding sequence ATGATGGGCCAGCCTCCACATGACGATGACGACCCCGTCGACTCATCCCGTCCTGTCCTCGTACCCACACCTCACGGGAACTTCGAGATGCGGGCCTGGTCCTTTCCGGATCAGCACGAGCTGCTCAGCGCGACCGCCGTGGACGACCAGGGGCGCGCAATCGACGGAGAAAATCCGGCACCTCTTGTCAGGCTCCACTCCGAATGCCTGACCGGCGACGTCTTCGGATCTTTCCGATGCGACTGCGGTCCCCAACTCCACCAAGGCCTCGAACAGATCTCAGCCCAAGGCGGAACGCTCATTTACGTCAAAGGTCATGAAGGCCGGGGGATCGGACTCGTCAACAAGCTCAAGGCCTACGCTCTGCAGGATGAAGGCATGGACACCGTCGAGGCGAACCTGGCTTTGGGGTTCCTCGCGGATCCACGGGCCTATCGACAGGCGGCGAGTGTACTCCGGGAACTGGGGATCACGCATCTGCGTCTGATCACCAACAACCCCGCAAAAGGCGAGGCTCTTGCGGAGCTCGGGCTCACGGTTCGGTCCTTGGAAGCCGACGAGGTCCCTCCCCGGCACGAGAACGCCCGATACCTCGCGACCAAACGCGATCGGATGCACCATCGATTGGTGCTTGCTCCGACAAACCTCGAAGGGGGCGCGCCTCGAGATTCCGACGGCCTCCCCACCCAACCAACTGAAGACCTCTAA
- the ribB gene encoding 3,4-dihydroxy-2-butanone-4-phosphate synthase gives MFTGIIETLGTVEKIETHKDSAVLRVRAGRLASDLSEGGSLAVNGVCLTATRTEAGKDLFVADVIGETLVRTNLGALREGSRVNLERCLPADGRFDGHIVQGHVDGTGTIESIEEHPDWSLIRVTVPPALAPQIAEKGSIALDGISLTVTAVSRPDEQQQWFEIGVIPTTLRATTLGTSQPGDTVNLETDAVAKYLLRAHEFGTAPAEIGTASSPSLLGRTQETFDSIDEAIRVISRGGLVVVVDDEDRENEGDLIGAAALADPARLGFMVRYSSGVVCAPMTAQRADALELPPMVAHNEDPKATAYTVTCDAAYGVETGISAQDRAKTLNVLAGSSSSPDDLTRPGHILPLRAVDGGVRTRAGHTEAAVELTRLAGLPEVGYIAELVHDDGTMMRFDDLRAFADRHGLPMISIEALAARLNQMDAESVEA, from the coding sequence ATGTTCACCGGAATCATCGAGACCTTGGGAACGGTTGAGAAGATCGAAACGCACAAGGATTCCGCGGTCCTTCGCGTACGTGCCGGCCGCCTCGCCTCAGATCTGTCAGAAGGGGGATCGCTGGCCGTCAACGGTGTATGCCTTACAGCTACCCGGACCGAGGCGGGAAAGGATCTCTTCGTCGCCGACGTCATCGGAGAAACACTGGTCCGTACGAATCTGGGTGCGTTACGAGAAGGATCACGCGTCAATCTGGAAAGGTGCCTTCCCGCCGATGGACGCTTCGACGGCCATATCGTCCAGGGCCACGTGGACGGGACGGGGACCATAGAGTCCATCGAGGAGCATCCCGACTGGTCGTTGATCCGCGTGACCGTGCCTCCGGCCCTGGCCCCGCAGATCGCCGAGAAAGGGTCCATCGCACTGGACGGCATCTCGCTCACGGTCACCGCCGTGAGCCGACCCGATGAGCAGCAACAGTGGTTCGAAATCGGTGTCATCCCCACGACGCTGCGCGCTACAACTTTGGGTACGAGCCAACCGGGAGACACCGTCAACCTTGAGACCGACGCCGTGGCGAAATACCTGCTGCGCGCCCACGAATTCGGGACCGCGCCGGCGGAGATCGGAACCGCATCTTCCCCCTCGTTGCTCGGCCGAACCCAGGAGACATTCGATTCGATTGATGAAGCCATCCGCGTGATTTCCAGGGGAGGTCTTGTGGTCGTCGTCGACGACGAGGACCGGGAAAACGAGGGGGACCTCATCGGCGCGGCCGCTTTGGCCGACCCAGCTCGCCTCGGATTCATGGTGCGGTATTCGTCGGGTGTTGTGTGCGCTCCGATGACGGCCCAGCGTGCCGACGCACTCGAGTTGCCGCCTATGGTGGCTCACAACGAGGATCCAAAAGCCACCGCCTACACCGTCACCTGTGATGCGGCCTACGGTGTCGAAACCGGGATCAGTGCTCAGGACCGAGCCAAAACCCTCAACGTTCTGGCCGGATCGAGCTCGTCACCCGATGACCTGACCCGGCCCGGACATATTCTGCCGCTTCGGGCGGTCGACGGTGGCGTGCGTACCAGAGCGGGCCACACCGAAGCCGCTGTGGAACTGACCCGGCTCGCCGGACTACCGGAGGTCGGGTACATTGCCGAGCTCGTTCACGATGACGGCACGATGATGCGCTTCGACGATCTGCGGGCCTTCGCCGATCGCCATGGTCTGCCGATGATCTCGATCGAGGCATTGGCCGCCAGGCTGAACCAGATGGATGCCGAAAGCGTGGAGGCATGA
- the ribD gene encoding bifunctional diaminohydroxyphosphoribosylaminopyrimidine deaminase/5-amino-6-(5-phosphoribosylamino)uracil reductase RibD: MAPEFDASDQRAMTTALDVALCGPRGANPLVGAVLVDESGRILHTGRHLGRGSAHAEADLIASARAEGTDMRGTTLYVTLEPCNHVGRTGPCSHAILDSGIRKVVYAESDTTSNASGGGRFLARHGVDVRSGLLSDQAHRLNVRWWEAQRAGRPFVTAKVAASLDGFVAAQDGTSQWITGPESRNHGHRIRNRVDTVLVGTGTVLADDPRLTTRTRDGVLEENQPRRAVMGLRHVPEYAAIHLDAGFTKLDTRSPREALERLARDGARHVLVEGGPGIVSAFLADGVVDEMYWYTAPMLFGTGRSAVGGLETATLSDAHSLAVDAAGSEADGTTSGIRLLGQDTLTHLAAAPAANRKK, from the coding sequence ATGGCCCCGGAATTCGATGCATCGGATCAGCGGGCCATGACGACCGCCCTCGACGTCGCGCTGTGCGGTCCACGGGGTGCGAACCCCCTGGTCGGGGCCGTTCTGGTTGACGAATCCGGCCGGATCCTTCACACCGGTCGGCATCTGGGCAGGGGGTCGGCGCACGCGGAAGCCGACCTGATCGCCTCGGCGCGAGCGGAAGGGACCGACATGCGGGGAACCACCCTCTACGTCACTCTGGAACCCTGCAACCACGTGGGTCGCACTGGTCCGTGCTCACACGCAATCCTCGACTCCGGGATTCGCAAGGTGGTCTACGCCGAATCGGACACCACGAGCAATGCTTCCGGGGGCGGGCGATTCCTCGCGCGTCACGGAGTTGACGTCCGATCCGGTCTGCTCTCGGATCAAGCCCATCGCCTCAACGTCCGATGGTGGGAGGCCCAAAGGGCTGGACGCCCCTTCGTGACGGCCAAAGTGGCCGCGTCTCTGGACGGATTCGTGGCGGCCCAGGACGGCACGAGCCAATGGATCACGGGTCCTGAATCCCGCAACCACGGGCATCGGATACGCAACCGTGTTGACACGGTTCTCGTCGGCACCGGTACGGTCCTTGCCGACGATCCTCGACTGACAACGCGAACTCGCGACGGTGTGCTTGAGGAGAATCAACCGCGCCGGGCCGTTATGGGACTGAGACACGTGCCGGAGTACGCGGCAATACACCTCGACGCAGGGTTCACCAAGCTCGACACCAGGTCCCCGCGAGAAGCCTTGGAACGTCTTGCCCGAGACGGCGCGCGGCATGTGCTTGTCGAAGGCGGTCCAGGAATCGTCTCTGCGTTCCTCGCCGACGGCGTGGTCGACGAAATGTACTGGTACACGGCCCCAATGCTCTTCGGTACGGGACGATCCGCCGTGGGCGGCTTGGAAACCGCGACTCTCAGTGATGCCCATTCTCTGGCGGTGGACGCCGCCGGTTCCGAGGCCGACGGAACCACCTCCGGAATTCGGCTTCTCGGACAAGACACCCTCACCCACCTCGCCGCCGCGCCTGCGGCCAACAGAAAGAAGTAG
- the pnuC gene encoding nicotinamide riboside transporter PnuC, producing MNILRWLFDAQLTIGGGFILWREVLGNLFGLASALGGMRRKVWAWPIGIAGNLLLFTVFLGAVFGSPHPVNLLGQAGRQIMFIIVSVYGWYQWKAAKSQGHAAVSPRWASWKERLVLVVALFGGTALLTPVFRALGSYEPVWSDAWIFMGSLLATWGMARGWVEFWLIWVAVDIVGVPLLFSVGYYASGLMYLFYGCFTLTGFFIWWRTRNREHRVQVETRFPDPTVDVDKDSK from the coding sequence GTGAATATTCTGCGGTGGCTCTTCGACGCTCAGCTGACTATCGGCGGAGGTTTTATTCTCTGGCGCGAGGTCCTGGGCAACCTTTTCGGCCTCGCGTCCGCCCTCGGCGGAATGCGTCGCAAGGTCTGGGCCTGGCCCATCGGCATCGCCGGCAACCTCTTGCTCTTCACGGTATTCCTGGGTGCCGTCTTCGGCTCACCGCACCCCGTGAACCTCCTCGGCCAAGCCGGTCGTCAAATTATGTTCATCATCGTCTCCGTATACGGCTGGTACCAGTGGAAAGCTGCGAAATCCCAAGGGCACGCAGCCGTTTCGCCTCGGTGGGCTTCGTGGAAAGAGCGATTGGTCCTGGTCGTCGCGCTATTCGGGGGCACCGCACTGCTGACCCCGGTCTTCAGAGCACTCGGCTCCTACGAACCCGTGTGGTCCGACGCATGGATTTTCATGGGCTCTCTCCTCGCGACATGGGGGATGGCCCGTGGCTGGGTCGAATTCTGGCTCATCTGGGTTGCGGTCGACATCGTTGGCGTACCGTTGCTTTTCTCGGTCGGCTATTACGCTTCAGGTCTGATGTATCTCTTCTACGGTTGCTTTACCCTGACTGGTTTCTTTATCTGGTGGCGCACGAGGAATCGTGAGCACAGGGTCCAGGTCGAAACCCGCTTCCCGGACCCCACCGTGGACGTCGACAAGGATTCCAAGTGA
- the rpe gene encoding ribulose-phosphate 3-epimerase — MSHLHINPSILSADFSRLGEELQAIETADAAHIDVMDNHFVPNLTWGPAVVERLHEVSPVPFDVHLMIEDADRWAPRYAEIGCESVTFHAEAAIAPIKLARELRSQGSRAGMALRPATPVEPYLEMLDELDLLLVMTVEPGFGGQKFLDLTLPKLRRASEAIRGSGGTVALQVDGGISEETIGRAVEAGADVFVAGSSVYGAEDPAAAIAGLRSVASRAVGDSTRNAFMP, encoded by the coding sequence GTGAGTCATCTCCACATCAACCCGTCGATTCTTTCCGCGGACTTCTCTCGACTGGGCGAAGAGCTGCAAGCGATCGAAACCGCGGATGCGGCTCACATCGATGTCATGGACAATCATTTCGTGCCGAATCTGACCTGGGGACCGGCCGTCGTCGAACGGTTGCACGAGGTCTCACCGGTTCCTTTCGACGTTCATCTGATGATCGAAGACGCTGACCGCTGGGCGCCTCGATACGCCGAAATCGGGTGCGAATCCGTAACCTTCCACGCGGAGGCGGCCATAGCTCCCATCAAGTTGGCCAGGGAACTGCGTTCCCAGGGCTCCCGGGCCGGGATGGCCCTTCGTCCGGCCACGCCCGTTGAGCCATATCTTGAAATGCTCGACGAGCTGGACTTGTTGCTGGTCATGACAGTCGAGCCAGGATTCGGAGGGCAGAAATTCCTTGATCTTACTCTGCCGAAACTGCGTCGCGCCTCGGAGGCAATCCGCGGATCCGGTGGCACGGTGGCCCTCCAGGTCGACGGGGGAATTTCGGAAGAAACCATCGGCCGAGCCGTGGAGGCCGGTGCAGACGTCTTCGTAGCCGGATCGTCCGTTTACGGTGCGGAGGACCCGGCTGCTGCGATCGCCGGATTGCGTTCCGTTGCGTCCCGTGCCGTCGGGGATTCGACGCGGAACGCATTTATGCCATAA
- a CDS encoding PrsW family intramembrane metalloprotease, translating into MSKIYPVSLWILIGLGSLVSAAFVLISALTSPSGTAVGLASAVVLSAVLLLLFRLLPTWPRAGLGWSAASFLWGGSVAVSLALASGPGLSGLVQKIGWYPLDASLSGAYPEELGKALGVLLILFSFRKLNRPWHGLMTGAMIGLGFEAVENIQYGAIGAILNPNGDAIGSLEMWGNRTLFGIGLHVVFTSLSGWGIGRALFVRDRTTAKRWLTGAVWVLLAFLLHFGWNIQWGDNQVQLIALIVTAVVVYGVFVWVLVVACLQARRDRLDPSTVSVILQKGSRIPPIVAVLPSENEVRPFIEQAIGRYPHTTFTSETLRLGSNLLGDGDDPQAPGVHEANRIAEEDALRVPAGPIGEVWLVTSRQYPGHHVLGAFVNEGIARGVAERIRQSSEDTSVECAPHAVTRT; encoded by the coding sequence ATGAGCAAGATATATCCTGTTTCACTGTGGATACTGATCGGCCTCGGAAGCCTGGTCTCGGCCGCCTTCGTGCTGATCTCCGCCCTCACATCACCCAGCGGGACGGCGGTCGGGCTTGCCTCGGCCGTGGTCCTCTCCGCAGTCTTGCTCCTTCTGTTCCGCCTCCTGCCGACCTGGCCTCGCGCAGGTTTAGGCTGGTCGGCCGCTAGTTTCCTCTGGGGCGGCAGTGTCGCGGTCAGTCTGGCCCTTGCCTCAGGGCCAGGGCTGAGCGGCTTGGTCCAGAAAATCGGATGGTATCCGTTGGACGCGTCCCTATCGGGCGCGTATCCCGAAGAATTGGGCAAGGCACTGGGTGTCCTTCTGATTCTGTTCAGCTTTCGGAAACTCAATCGGCCCTGGCACGGGCTCATGACGGGCGCGATGATCGGCCTGGGCTTCGAGGCCGTGGAAAATATTCAATACGGTGCTATCGGGGCGATTCTGAACCCCAACGGCGATGCCATCGGTTCCTTGGAGATGTGGGGCAACCGGACTCTCTTCGGAATCGGCCTTCACGTGGTTTTCACGAGCCTTTCCGGCTGGGGGATCGGACGCGCGCTCTTCGTGCGAGACCGCACGACAGCCAAACGCTGGCTCACCGGAGCCGTCTGGGTTCTCCTGGCGTTTTTGTTGCACTTCGGGTGGAACATACAGTGGGGCGACAACCAGGTTCAGCTCATCGCGCTGATCGTCACGGCCGTCGTCGTGTACGGCGTATTCGTCTGGGTCCTGGTCGTCGCTTGTCTCCAGGCACGGAGAGACCGCCTGGATCCATCCACCGTGTCGGTGATCCTTCAGAAGGGGAGCCGAATCCCTCCGATCGTCGCGGTACTGCCGTCCGAAAACGAGGTGCGTCCCTTCATCGAGCAAGCGATCGGGAGATATCCGCACACGACGTTCACCTCGGAGACCCTGAGATTGGGATCGAACCTCTTGGGCGACGGCGACGACCCGCAGGCTCCCGGAGTCCACGAGGCCAATCGCATCGCTGAAGAAGACGCCTTGCGAGTTCCTGCGGGGCCGATCGGGGAGGTTTGGCTTGTGACCAGTCGACAGTACCCTGGCCACCACGTGCTCGGCGCATTCGTCAACGAGGGGATCGCCCGTGGGGTGGCCGAAAGAATCCGGCAGTCCTCAGAGGATACGTCGGTCGAATGTGCCCCGCATGCCGTGACCCGCACCTGA
- a CDS encoding transcription antitermination factor NusB has translation MSESNNRRGNRSGRPDTRNARRDAQGRERNRKAQGKREFSASAPSGRRRVADPDRLVAFEVLQAVESQDSYANLVMPQAIRKHRLDRRDAAFATELAYGTLRERGTYDAILSRCLDRSLDKTDPKIVTALRLGAHQLLGMRVPNHAALNQTVGLARGVIGAGPATLVNAVLRRVSEKSREEWIAELTADVTDDIKRMSIEESHPVWIVRAFRQSLAAHGRVPTEIQDLLAADNASPSVHLVALPGFGDLREALENDAKPSVLVEGSATYSHGDLGRLESVRSGTVRAQDAGSQLVARALAAVDLEGTDSAWLDLCAGPGGKAALLSALASARGAALVANESSEHRAELVRSALKPLPENVYSVLTGDGREIHQNLLTAVLPEEVSLAVEAFGEGGEIFDRVMVDAPCSGLGALRRRPEARWRKKPGDIADLMSLQLELAKSAISVTRPGGVVAYVTCSPHPAETQNVLLDILDAGDVELLDTAAAVRAVAKPGVLDGDSAPGTRVPGIEPAEGQDDATTVQLWPHVHGTDAMFLALLRKK, from the coding sequence ATGAGTGAAAGCAACAATCGCCGCGGTAACCGAAGCGGGCGCCCTGACACGCGGAATGCACGACGCGATGCCCAGGGAAGGGAAAGAAACCGAAAAGCCCAGGGAAAGCGCGAGTTCTCAGCATCGGCACCGAGCGGACGACGCAGGGTTGCGGACCCGGATCGGCTGGTCGCGTTCGAAGTCCTGCAAGCGGTCGAAAGCCAGGACTCCTACGCCAACCTCGTGATGCCCCAAGCGATTCGCAAGCACCGCTTGGACCGGAGAGACGCGGCCTTCGCGACCGAACTGGCATACGGAACGCTCAGGGAACGCGGAACCTATGACGCGATCTTGTCGCGCTGCCTCGACAGATCCCTCGACAAGACGGACCCGAAAATCGTCACGGCCCTCCGTCTCGGGGCCCATCAACTTCTCGGAATGCGCGTACCGAATCACGCGGCCCTCAATCAGACCGTCGGGCTTGCTCGCGGAGTGATCGGCGCCGGTCCCGCAACGCTGGTGAATGCCGTGCTTCGGCGAGTCAGCGAGAAGTCTCGGGAGGAATGGATCGCAGAGCTAACGGCTGATGTCACGGACGACATCAAGCGCATGTCGATCGAAGAGTCGCATCCCGTGTGGATTGTCCGCGCTTTCAGACAATCCCTTGCGGCCCACGGCCGCGTCCCGACCGAAATCCAAGATCTTCTGGCGGCCGACAACGCGAGCCCTTCGGTTCATTTGGTCGCGCTGCCGGGATTCGGTGACCTGCGAGAGGCCCTAGAGAACGACGCGAAACCCAGTGTGCTCGTCGAGGGTTCCGCGACCTACAGTCATGGCGATCTGGGTCGCTTGGAATCGGTGCGGTCCGGCACGGTCCGGGCGCAAGACGCCGGTTCCCAGCTCGTGGCCCGTGCCCTGGCCGCGGTCGACTTGGAAGGAACGGACTCGGCGTGGCTCGATCTGTGCGCCGGTCCCGGAGGCAAAGCGGCGCTCTTGAGTGCGCTCGCTTCGGCACGGGGCGCGGCGTTGGTAGCCAACGAGTCGTCGGAGCATCGAGCCGAATTGGTCAGAAGCGCTCTGAAGCCCCTCCCGGAGAACGTATATTCGGTTCTGACCGGTGACGGACGGGAGATCCATCAGAATCTTCTGACGGCCGTCCTCCCCGAGGAGGTAAGCCTCGCGGTCGAAGCGTTCGGCGAGGGCGGAGAAATCTTCGACCGCGTCATGGTCGATGCTCCGTGCTCGGGCCTGGGCGCCTTGAGGCGGCGGCCCGAAGCCCGGTGGCGCAAGAAACCGGGCGACATTGCGGATCTCATGTCCTTGCAGCTCGAACTGGCGAAGTCGGCCATATCTGTCACTCGTCCGGGCGGCGTTGTAGCTTACGTCACCTGTTCTCCGCATCCGGCCGAAACCCAGAATGTTCTGCTCGATATCCTCGATGCCGGCGACGTCGAGCTCCTCGATACCGCCGCCGCCGTCCGGGCAGTCGCCAAACCGGGGGTCCTCGACGGCGATTCAGCGCCCGGCACTAGGGTGCCAGGCATCGAACCCGCGGAAGGGCAGGACGATGCGACCACGGTTCAGCTCTGGCCGCATGTCCATGGCACGGACGCAATGTTCCTGGCGCTCTTGCGCAAAAAGTAG
- the fmt gene encoding methionyl-tRNA formyltransferase: MRVLYAGTPDTAVEPLNALIDAGLNVVGVLTRQDAPVGRKRLMTASPVAERAEELGIPIIKGNRYDDAVHAAVADLAPDVAAVVAYGAILPRRALELVPHGWINLHFSTLPGWRGAAPVQRALMAGEKELGASTFLIEEGLDTGPVYGTLVEPVGEDDTAGTMLAALATSGGRLLAETLRSIGSGTAVATSQIGEPSFAPKLNISDARIDWTGNASDVEAHVRGTTPEPGAWTELKGQRLKMEGLHAFDPGDMASSRVPGAARLEEKNVVVTCGQDEVVVDRIQPAGKKMMNAADWARGAGKIDQETVIFE; the protein is encoded by the coding sequence ATGCGCGTGCTTTATGCCGGAACCCCGGACACGGCGGTCGAACCGCTCAACGCATTGATCGACGCAGGCCTGAACGTGGTCGGCGTATTGACCAGACAAGATGCGCCTGTCGGACGGAAGCGACTCATGACCGCCTCTCCCGTCGCCGAGCGGGCCGAGGAGCTCGGGATCCCCATTATCAAAGGGAATCGGTACGACGATGCCGTTCACGCTGCCGTTGCGGACCTGGCACCGGACGTGGCAGCCGTGGTGGCCTACGGAGCGATTCTGCCGCGTCGGGCCTTGGAGCTCGTCCCTCATGGATGGATCAACCTTCATTTCTCGACCTTGCCTGGTTGGCGTGGCGCCGCGCCTGTGCAACGAGCGCTCATGGCCGGTGAAAAGGAGCTGGGAGCCTCGACCTTCCTCATCGAAGAAGGCCTCGACACCGGTCCCGTGTACGGAACACTGGTTGAACCGGTGGGCGAGGACGACACGGCAGGGACCATGTTGGCGGCATTGGCAACCAGCGGTGGAAGACTTCTAGCCGAAACCCTCCGAAGCATCGGTTCCGGGACCGCCGTCGCGACCTCGCAGATCGGTGAACCAAGCTTCGCTCCCAAATTGAATATCTCGGATGCCCGCATCGACTGGACTGGAAATGCCTCCGACGTCGAGGCCCATGTCCGGGGGACCACGCCGGAGCCTGGCGCTTGGACGGAATTGAAGGGGCAACGCCTGAAAATGGAAGGCCTGCACGCATTCGACCCTGGAGACATGGCCAGTAGCCGTGTTCCGGGAGCGGCGCGGCTGGAAGAAAAGAACGTTGTGGTCACGTGCGGGCAAGACGAAGTGGTCGTCGATCGCATTCAACCCGCCGGGAAAAAGATGATGAACGCGGCCGATTGGGCGCGGGGCGCAGGAAAAATCGACCAGGAGACCGTGATCTTTGAATGA
- the def gene encoding peptide deformylase — MTVLSVRTIGDPVLRTVCEPVTEFDAELSRLIDDMIETMFDVDGVGLAGPQVGVALRLFTYGVEGPQGEVGHVINPVIEIREEPQEGGEGCLSVPGLSGDAPRRQWARVTGVDRNNAPIVVEGEGLLARCLQHETDHLDGKLYIDRLVGEDKKRVMRVIRSADYGEVSAGVQRRRASNVSSGFGIGSSFGPGPSFGAAGGAG; from the coding sequence ATGACCGTTCTCTCCGTCCGCACGATCGGCGACCCCGTGCTCCGGACCGTCTGCGAGCCCGTGACCGAATTCGACGCGGAACTCTCACGACTGATCGACGACATGATCGAGACGATGTTCGACGTCGACGGGGTCGGACTCGCCGGCCCGCAGGTAGGCGTGGCTCTTCGCTTGTTCACGTACGGCGTCGAAGGGCCGCAGGGCGAGGTGGGCCATGTGATCAATCCCGTCATCGAGATCCGGGAAGAGCCTCAGGAAGGCGGCGAGGGCTGCCTTTCCGTCCCGGGATTGAGCGGGGACGCACCACGGCGCCAGTGGGCCCGAGTTACGGGTGTGGACCGGAATAACGCTCCGATCGTCGTCGAAGGCGAGGGCTTGCTGGCTCGGTGTCTGCAGCACGAGACGGACCATTTGGACGGGAAACTGTACATCGACCGCCTCGTCGGCGAGGACAAGAAACGAGTCATGAGGGTGATTCGTTCTGCAGACTATGGTGAGGTGTCAGCGGGAGTGCAGCGGCGCCGCGCGAGCAACGTGTCCAGCGGATTCGGAATCGGTTCCTCTTTTGGACCCGGTCCTTCCTTCGGCGCCGCGGGAGGTGCCGGATGA
- a CDS encoding PD-(D/E)XK nuclease family protein, with the protein MTQPRLATQTEYGRMYARSVEGDPEVPSITTVIGQYAQDLGGWHGYMAAKAALEDDRAMRASRSVGLKHAVIRDAAAAAERYRDQAAARGDRIHNYCENVALRVMGQDHETDEAREHLRQYGETAWADRFDEWWDLYRPEPLAAEVTVWNQTVGYAGTLDLVARIGGRVCIIDYKTKGTDRKNRVKPLDTKVIMQLVAGVKAEEALVDADAGTWGPWEFGNAPVLLGVALGETEVKPQQANPDLLKHNWFKFYALRKVWEYHRSVDLALTESALQPLMPVVPPPPRVRIPEQDAS; encoded by the coding sequence ATGACCCAGCCGAGGCTTGCGACCCAGACCGAATATGGGCGCATGTACGCGCGCTCGGTCGAGGGTGACCCTGAAGTACCGTCGATCACCACGGTGATCGGGCAGTACGCGCAGGACCTCGGAGGGTGGCACGGTTACATGGCCGCCAAAGCTGCCCTCGAGGACGACCGTGCCATGCGTGCCTCCCGTTCCGTAGGCCTCAAGCATGCGGTGATTCGCGATGCCGCGGCCGCGGCCGAAAGATACCGTGATCAGGCCGCCGCCCGCGGAGACCGCATCCACAACTATTGCGAGAACGTCGCCCTGCGGGTCATGGGTCAGGACCACGAAACGGACGAGGCGAGGGAACACCTGCGCCAGTACGGAGAGACCGCGTGGGCCGACCGCTTCGACGAATGGTGGGACCTGTATCGGCCGGAACCCCTGGCCGCCGAGGTTACCGTCTGGAACCAAACCGTGGGCTACGCAGGCACCCTCGACCTGGTCGCGAGGATCGGTGGGCGCGTGTGCATCATCGATTACAAGACCAAAGGAACGGACCGCAAGAATCGGGTCAAGCCTCTGGACACCAAAGTCATCATGCAGCTGGTCGCCGGGGTCAAGGCCGAAGAAGCGCTGGTGGACGCGGATGCGGGGACGTGGGGCCCGTGGGAGTTCGGGAACGCGCCCGTACTTCTGGGCGTCGCCTTGGGGGAGACCGAGGTCAAGCCTCAGCAAGCCAATCCGGACCTGCTCAAGCACAACTGGTTCAAGTTCTACGCCCTCCGTAAAGTGTGGGAATACCATCGGTCGGTGGATCTGGCTCTCACAGAAAGTGCTCTCCAGCCCTTGATGCCGGTGGTCCCGCCGCCGCCTCGGGTGCGCATTCCAGAACAAGACGCCAGCTAG
- a CDS encoding TSUP family transporter, which translates to MLWLILPAVLLGTVLQRISGTGVGLVVAPAFAIALGGSNGVFLTNVTTTVSGFLLTCALWRMVNWRQWSILCASALIGTVPGAVIVRLTPGSILQLVVGLVVLLGMVVILAGNQGSERSGKGLTVASGAAGGLLNVTAGVAAPAMVVYSRITRWKQAEYAATMQPVFMTLGVTSLAAKFLAGAVHHASMPTPWLFVGVAAMVLLGLGIGTPLVKRVPASTARTLALILAGSGAVLAILKGALGLIG; encoded by the coding sequence ATGCTGTGGTTGATCCTCCCGGCCGTCTTGCTGGGGACTGTTTTGCAACGGATTTCGGGGACCGGCGTCGGCCTCGTGGTCGCCCCGGCCTTCGCGATTGCGCTGGGCGGCTCCAATGGCGTCTTCCTGACCAATGTCACGACCACCGTCTCCGGATTTCTCCTGACCTGCGCGTTGTGGCGCATGGTCAATTGGAGACAGTGGTCGATTCTGTGCGCGAGCGCCCTGATCGGCACGGTCCCGGGCGCCGTGATCGTTCGGTTGACTCCGGGCTCGATCCTGCAACTGGTCGTCGGTCTCGTCGTGCTACTTGGGATGGTCGTAATTCTTGCTGGCAACCAGGGAAGCGAACGGTCCGGCAAAGGTCTCACGGTCGCTTCCGGTGCGGCCGGCGGTCTGCTCAATGTCACGGCGGGGGTTGCGGCACCGGCGATGGTCGTCTATTCCCGGATCACCCGGTGGAAGCAAGCCGAATACGCCGCGACCATGCAGCCCGTCTTCATGACACTGGGGGTGACGTCTCTGGCGGCCAAATTCTTGGCAGGGGCCGTCCACCACGCGTCCATGCCGACGCCGTGGCTCTTCGTCGGCGTTGCCGCCATGGTCCTGTTGGGGCTAGGAATCGGCACACCCCTGGTCAAACGGGTACCGGCGTCGACCGCGAGGACGCTCGCGCTGATCCTGGCCGGTTCAGGGGCGGTTTTGGCGATTCTTAAAGGTGCGTTGGGGCTCATCGGCTAA